From Acidobacteriota bacterium, one genomic window encodes:
- the rplM gene encoding 50S ribosomal protein L13 gives MTTKTYSPKRDEIDRSWVVIDAAGIPLGRLAANVARLLTGKHKPTYAPHVDVGDFVIVINSEQTVLTGRKEDQKTYYRHSGYPGGIKSETARELRDRRPERMVERAVWGMLPKNRLGRRQLRKLKVYVGSEHPHGAQKPESFDIAAAL, from the coding sequence ATGACGACCAAGACGTATAGCCCCAAGCGGGACGAGATCGACCGATCCTGGGTGGTAATCGATGCCGCCGGTATTCCGCTGGGCCGACTGGCTGCCAACGTAGCCCGCTTGCTCACCGGCAAGCACAAGCCGACCTACGCGCCCCACGTGGACGTGGGTGACTTCGTAATCGTGATCAACTCCGAGCAGACCGTTTTGACGGGACGCAAGGAAGACCAGAAGACCTATTATCGCCACAGTGGGTATCCCGGGGGCATCAAATCGGAAACCGCCCGCGAGTTGCGGGACCGGCGTCCGGAGCGGATGGTAGAGCGCGCCGTCTGGGGAATGCTGCCGAAGAATCGACTGGGACGCCGTCAGCTGCGCAAGCTGAAGGTGTACGTCGGTAGCGAGCACCCCCACGGGGCCCAGAAGCCCGAGAGCTTCGATATCGCGGCGGCGCTCTGA